In the genome of Camelus bactrianus isolate YW-2024 breed Bactrian camel chromosome 18, ASM4877302v1, whole genome shotgun sequence, the window GCCTTGGCAGAGCCTGCATGCACTTGGAGCACCTGCCCCCGGGTACCCAGGGTCGCGGTGATGTTCACGATCACCCCTCCATGGTCCTGCAACACATGAGGAGGGTAGTGAGCGGGCAGCCATAAGAGGGAAGGCCCCAGCCACAGGACACTTACCCGGAAGAACTTCTCATAGAGTATACGAGACACGTTGAAGGTGCCCAAAGTGTCGATGTCCATCACGGTCTTGAAGGCATTGGAGGACAAGGTGCCCGCAGGGCACAGGAAATTTCCAGCTGCACCTACAGGGTGGAAGGAGACAGGGGATAATGCTGGAGCCCCAGGCAGCTGAAGCATACAGACCCTCACGGTAGTCCAGGCTGGACAGGGAAAGAAGCCCAAGTATTTGAACAAATTCCTGAATGACGGGCAAGATGGATATTGTGGGTTGGACTGTGTCCCTCAAGAAGATATGCTGGAGTCCCACCCCTGATACCTGTGAACATAATCGTATTTGGAAAGATGATCTTTGTAGAAATAATCAAGGTACTGAATTAAGATGGGCCTAAATCCAAGGACTGGCATCCTTAAAGAGGGGGGGCATGCACAGGGGGGTGGCAGTGTTaaggaagcagaggctggagTGAGGCAGCCCCAAGCCAAGGACACCAGGCAGCAACACCAGAAAGTAAGAGCAGGGCCTGGAACAGAATATCCCCGGAAGTCTTCAGCTATAGTGCAGCCCTGACACACCTCAGCCTTGACTCAgacagaataaatttctgttgttttaggcTGCCTAGCTTATGACTTTGTGAGCAGCAGGAAACTGCCGCACTGAATGTTTTTAAAGGGAATTTCAGCAAAGAGTGAACCTGGATATAAAATAGGGACTATAGTTAACAGTATGTGTCAATATCAGTCCCCCAGTTTTAACAAATGCAAGGTGTTAATAGTGGACAttggagggggcagggaaggatgTGGAGTTATATGTCCTATCTGCTCAATTAgactgtaaacctaaaactatactaaaaataatatgtgttcctttttctttaaggGGCAATGTCAGGGCACAAGAGTGCCTCTACTCTGTGATTCGGCCCAGTTCACAGGGTGTCCACTTAAGCCCCGGATGCACTGACCCAGGAGGAGGAGAGTTGGGCCAAGACAGTGGCCTGGACCCAGGGCAGGAGTTCTGGGGCCTCCAAATAGGGAGGTCTACTATTGCTGACCCGTCAGAAGCCCCCAGGCAGTGACAGTGACTCACAGTTAATGAGAATGTCGATCTTCCCGAACTCCTTCAGCGCCTGCTCCACAGCTGCCGTGATAGCCAGGGGAGATCGGACATCCAGAGACAAAGGGAGGCACCTCTGGCCGGTGGCAGCAGCCAGCTTTCGGGCAGCCTAGAAGCCAAACAGGAAGAGACAGGTGGGCCTCGGCCTGGAGGAATCCGATGAGGGTGGTGAGTATGGGTTCTGCCAGGAAGCCAGGTTTCTGCTTCTAAAACCACTCTGGGAAGACGCAGCTGGTCCACTCCCCAGGGCTATGACCCGTGGTGGACAATTCTAAGACATCCCGCGCTCCCTCTCCTCTCACCACCACCAGAACACTGGTCACCAGTCACTGGTGAATGGctgctccagccctgcccagagACCAGCTGGGGCAGAGGGGAGACTGTCTCCCGCAAAACCTTGGTGAGCCCGGAGATCTCTCTTGGGACATGGTGCCACCCAACATAAGGGTCCCCCCACAGGACCCAATATTTAGATTCTTTAAGACGAGGGTATTCCTGGAGGCCACTGCCACTGAAGCCCCCTATTTGGGAGCAGAGCAGAGTTGGTGTCATCATCCTCTGGACCTCAGGATCTTCCAGGCCCAGGCTCTTGTCCCCCAAAGCCACCCAGGGACAGGGTGGGCAAAGGAGGGACCCATCACCATCGACACTCTTGGAAGACTTCTGCTGGCGATGACTGTGTAGCATCCATGCCTGGAAAGCCAAAGAGCAGGTGTGAGGGACACACCCAGGTGGGTTCATGCCTGGCACTCTAAGCaaagcccccctcccccaagggGCTCTCGGGCTGAAACAGGAGCCCAGGACTGAAGGCACAGCTGGTAGAGGACACAGGGACTTTAGTGGGGCTGAGCAATGGTGGTGGGACCTCAGGTAGGCACCAGGCACCCAGAGACCACTGGGTCTCTCTGGAACGAGGATCCCAGCCACACAGGGATGTGGTCCCTGCCCCAAATACCATGTGCACGGCACCAAAGCTACTGTGAGCCTCAGACATGGGGCCCAGGCTCTGTTTGAGTCCTGCTGAGTCCACCTGGCTTGGCACCATGCCCCGTCCCACCGAACTGCCATTAAGTTGTAGTAAAGGACAGAGAGCCCATTCTGAGGTCAAGGTACTTCTCCTGCCTCACCTCCAGACAAACTCAGCCTCAAACTCAGTAACAGTAGCAGCAACCACCTGCTAAGCTAATCCCACCTAATCCTCAAACCCCCACCCAGTACAGCTGGCCACTCTCTGCTCAGAGAAGCAACATAGCTTCCAGCTCAGAAAACGAGTTTACCCGGAATGAATGGACAAATCCCCACATCTCGTTCAGTAGGACCACTTCTCTGAAAAGCAGGGTCCCAGAGGAAACTGGCttcacctcccccaaccccggccTAACTCTGGGCCTATCCTAAGTGAGGGTGACAAAGTGTTGACCTAGGCCTGAGGCCACAGAACTTGTGTCCCAGGAGACAGACACTGTATTCAGCACAGTGCCAGGGTCCAACTACTGCAAGGCCCGCCCTAACCCTGGCTCAGCAAGGCCCTGGGGGCCCTGCAGTAGTTACCTCAACCTTTTAAACCCTCCCTTTGTGCAAATGGGGGTGCTGAGGCCAGAGCCACAGTCTAGACTAACCTCTAGGAGACACTGGAGTCCTGCCTCCCTCAGGACAGCACTTGACTCCTTTCAGATGCTCTCTGATGGCCCAGAGCCTAGAGGGGTTCCCATCACCCACTGGCGTTTTGCCCAGGATCCCAAGGTCCAGCAGGGTCCATGCAAGGGTGCGTGTGGGGGTGCAAAAGCGGGGCACAAAGTACACAGAGCAGTGCTCACCGCATGAAAATCTCAGCAATCCGGAACCCGATTCCAGAGCCACCACCTGTAATGAAGGCCACCTTGTCCctgagagaagaaaacagaggcccCTGTTGaatgggggcagggcaggaggaggctCTTGGAGAACTTTGACCCACTGCACTGGGCATGTCTATCCAATTTGAGACACGCTGCTTTTTGAAGCTTGCATTCCTAGGCTTTCCAGGTCTttgggaaaaattattttaacctaAAAATCTATTTAGAAagttattaattaattaagaaatGTTTTCAGAACATACATGCCTTCCTCCAGCTGCCTGGTAAGCAGATAGGGTAGGGGGTCCcaggagaaagagaaccaggcatgaCTTTCTTGatgtaagagaagccatttttggcctaagccattttgtgatctacaCCACAATGCTTGTTTTTAAACAGGTCTCAgaagaatgcagaaacaaatgaGAACTAACATATCAAAGATATATATATGCTGTGAAAATTCCCAGTTCTGTTTCAAAGATAAGGTTAGCCTAAAGCATTCTACCACCAGATCAACTGGAAACTAAGGGATGACCTTTTCTGAGCTGCATGACTTCAGTCAACTAAAGTTTCCACTCTGTCCACCGCCCAAGCCACTTCACTAATATGCACattagcttaaaacttccccaattttaCTGTtgggggagacactgctttgggaaagatccccgCTGTTCTctttacttgctgcaagtaataaatccttcttcCAGTCTTaggcttggttgtgtcttttggctggACACCCACCAGTAGGTGAACCCAGTACTCGAGGAACAGCCCCTCACTCCCACCTTCCAGAATTACCACTGAATACCCACCACCACCTGCCAAGACAAACAGAACATGCTAGCAGCAGTCCAAAGATCAGAACACCAGAACTTGCATCTCTGAGGCCACCTGTACATCTGGACAGTCTGGTCGCCAAGCATGGGGTCCTCACACATCCCAGTAAAACCACAGTCCCGGTGCCGCCTGCACCCCGTGCGTCCCCACTCCCCTCCGCTCTCCGGGGCGGCCAGCGCCCCGCTCCCGCAGGCGCCCCTTTGGCGGCCCTCACTGAAGCAAGTCCGGACAGAAGAGGTGGTGGTACTCCGGGAGACAGTCGTCCTCTCTGACGTCGGGCGGTGGCTGGGCCATGGCGCTCGGTGCGGGCTGGGATGGCGGGAATATCAGGGACCCGCCCGGATCAGGACTCCAACCTTGTCCTCCAGGACAGTCGGCACTCTGCGGGCGCGCGCGCTCCTCCTCCTCCGACTCGGGCCTTGGTCACCCAGTCTCCGCGAACCTCGCTCTTCCCAGGAAGCCCCGCCCCCGCTCAGGACGCCCCGCCCCCAAGGATCCCGGCTCCTCCCAGGACGCCCCGCCCTCCGGCCCCTTCCGGGACGTCCCGTCCCCCGCGCTCCTCCCAGGATACCACGCCCACCGCAGCCGCGCGGCCCGCTGGGACTGGAAGTCCGACCCGGAGCCGCAGCGGGCGCAGGCGCAGCGCGGTGGGCCGGTTCCTGTGGCGGAGGCCTGGAGCTGGGACTCAGAGCCCTCCCGAAGTCCTTTTCACAAGATTGAGCGTCAGTGCTGGGGATTAGACCTAACTGGACACAAGCGGACACTTGGTTCTCAGGCTAAGGCGGGGCTCAAAGGCTGGCGGAGGACCCCTCGGCTTCCCTCACCACCGTGGGCCCGGCTGTGCACTTGGTACACTTGGTAGGGCAGGGCCAGGATTTAAAGGCCCTGACCTATAGGACACCACCCTTCCCTGTTGCATAAATGTGacaaaggagaagaaggaaggagactaGAGCCCAGAAAAACCACTGAAAACTAGAAAGGCCTTTCCGTAGCATGGCCAGCCCCAGGGTCAGCTCCCAACAATGACCCTTTCTTGGATGATAAAGTCAGGACATTTCATCCGTGCCCTCATGTGGAGGCACAGGTCGCAACGGAAGCCGTGAATTCCAGGACCAGCACATCGGTCACCAAAATTTCAAAGAGTGAGGACCAAGTCAGCCTGCAGAGGGGTAATGATATGTGCTGTCCAGTACCTGGGACAAGGGACTGGGGCACACCTGAGAACCAGCTGTGAGGAATGATGTGTGTAGTGTCAAGGTGGACCCCAGGCAGCTCCAGTCAGTCTTGACCTCATGAGAGGCCATGGTCACCAGGCTTTCTGCCCTGGTGGCGGCCATAGCCCCCTGCCTACCCCTTCCTGCTACCGTCCAGTCCTGCCTATGGCTCCTCCTCTAGGGAGAGCACTAATACTGGGGTTCAGCTTGGATTCCCGAGATTTCAGGCTGGAGGTCTCTGGACCACTGCCTGTCTCATACATTCAACAAAGTTACTGACTTGGTAAGCTTCGTTTTTACTTTCAGACTGCTTACAACTTTGCATAAAGGCCTCATTGCTATCTCAGAAACAGCATTCCACCCCCATGCACAGCACACTGAATTTTAATGTCCCCactttgggggaagggaggtcaCACTACCAACTTTTGGAGACACCCCAAAGCTTGTGTAGCACTTTGGTACAAAAAGGATTTGATCCAATCTTTTGCTGGCTTAGGATACTAAAAGGCACATAAAGTTAGTGGCTCCACCCCTCTGGGCTGGGGCCAGGCAGTAGGTGGGCAGGGAGATGGTCTAGGATGGATGGGCAGAGCATGGGCGTGAGCTTCAGTTCTTGTTGACAGAGGTAGTTGGTCCTGGGTGGATGCTGAAGGGACCAAGGGCAGCCTGAGTGTTCAGGCTGGGTAGGTGCTGCTGCGGTGGCCTTCGTCTGCCCAGTCCACCAGCTCACTGCTCTCGAACCACAGCTGGATCTCCCTCTGGGCCCCCTCCACAGAGTCACTGGCATGGATGACATTCCTGTCCCAAATGAAAGGCAGCAGAGGTAGAGCACAGACTTCAGTGTGCACCTTCTTCAGTGTGCACCTTGGGGGTTCCAGGACAGTCTGCTGATCCCCTACTGTCTAGGGGAGCAAGTCAGGTGATTGTGTAAGTGGAAAGGAAGAATAGGGGAGCTGGAAACCTGGATTCCAGCCTGGCCTCGGCTCCTTACCCACAACCTCAAGGACCAGCCCAGACCATGCGTCCCGTGCCAGCCCCCTGGAGTGTCTGGCAACACCGAGTGAGGTAACAGATGTGATGGCAGAGCACAAACACAACAAAAAGGGAATCCTTTATCGTCACCTATGTGCatgaaaggatttaaaaaatattgcactAGGAAACGTTAGGTGTGATGTCCCACCATCAAAGTCTCTTCTGGCTTTACCTTCCCCCAGCAAGAGACCCAGGCCCAATAGATCTGCCTTAGGAGCAGGCTGCCACCCCAAACCCGGGCCCTCCTCAACCCCTAGTGAGCTAGCCCTCAGCTCCAAGTGCTGAGTGTACCAGGGCCCCAGTACCTGCTGATGTGGATGCTGAAGTCTCCCCGAATGGTGCCGGGGGCAGCCTCAGCTGAGTTAGTATGTCCTATCATGGCCCTCGAAGTGCAGACCACATTGGGGCCTTCCCAGACCTGCAGCACAAAGATAAAGGAGGGTGAGAGAGCTGGGAGAGGGTCATCAAGGGCTCAGCGGCTCTGGGCTCAGTACAGGGCCCTCTGCCCCTtgcaccacccctgccccaccataCCATGGCCACCACTGGGCCGGAGCTCATGTAGCTGATGAGGGCAGGGTAGAAGGGCTTCCTCTGCAGGTCG includes:
- the DECR2 gene encoding peroxisomal 2,4-dienoyl-CoA reductase [(3E)-enoyl-CoA-producing] isoform X1; amino-acid sequence: MAQPPPDVREDDCLPEYHHLFCPDLLQDKVAFITGGGSGIGFRIAEIFMRHGCYTVIASRSLPRVSMAARKLAAATGQRCLPLSLDVRSPLAITAAVEQALKEFGKIDILINCAAGNFLCPAGTLSSNAFKTVMDIDTLGTFNVSRILYEKFFRDHGGVIVNITATLGTRGQVLQVHAGSAKAAVDAMTRHLAVEWGPQNIRVNSLAPGLISGTEGFQRLGGLQAGLNAKVLASPLKRLGNKTEIAHSALFLASPLASYMTGAVLVVDGDPVEELVTQPGWWLRPGRARLASSSGEKRLQEEEGLTSG
- the DECR2 gene encoding peroxisomal 2,4-dienoyl-CoA reductase [(3E)-enoyl-CoA-producing] isoform X4, giving the protein MAQPPPDVREDDCLPEYHHLFCPDLLQDKVAFITGGGSGIGFRIAEIFMRHGCYTVIASRSLPRVSMAARKLAAATGQRCLPLSLDVRSPLAITAAVEQALKEFGKIDILINCAAGNFLCPAGTLSSNAFKTVMDIDTLGTFNVSRILYEKFFRDHGGVIVNITATLGTRGQVLQVHAGSAKAAVDAMTRHLAVEWGPQNIRVNSLAPGLISGTEGFQRLGGLQAGLNAKVLASPLKRLGNKTEIAHSALFLASPLASYMTGAVLVVDGSDVSTLVKPGSQSRG
- the DECR2 gene encoding peroxisomal 2,4-dienoyl-CoA reductase [(3E)-enoyl-CoA-producing] isoform X5 produces the protein MDKVAFITGGGSGIGFRIAEIFMRHGCYTVIASRSLPRVSMAARKLAAATGQRCLPLSLDVRSPLAITAAVEQALKEFGKIDILINCAAGNFLCPAGTLSSNAFKTVMDIDTLGTFNVSRILYEKFFRDHGGVIVNITATLGTRGQVLQVHAGSAKAAVDAMTRHLAVEWGPQNIRVNSLAPGLISGTEGFQRLGGLQAGLNAKVLASPLKRLGNKTEIAHSALFLASPLASYMTGAVLVVDGDPVEELVTQPGWWLRPGRARLASSSGEKRLQEEEGLTSG
- the DECR2 gene encoding peroxisomal 2,4-dienoyl-CoA reductase [(3E)-enoyl-CoA-producing] isoform X3, with protein sequence MAQPPPDVREDDCLPEYHHLFCPDLLQDKVAFITGGGSGIGFRIAEIFMRHGCYTVIASRSLPRVSMAARKLAAATGQRCLPLSLDVRSPLAITAAVEQALKEFGKIDILINCAAGNFLCPAGTLSSNAFKTVMDIDTLGTFNVSRILYEKFFRDHGGVIVNITATLGTRGQVLQVHAGSAKAAVDAMTRHLAVEWGPQNIRVNSLAPGLISGTEGFQRLGGLQAGLNAKVLASPLKRLGNKTEIAHSALFLASPLASYMTGAVLVVDGGSWLTFPNDVGLLADLTSFSAKL
- the DECR2 gene encoding peroxisomal 2,4-dienoyl-CoA reductase [(3E)-enoyl-CoA-producing] isoform X6, coding for MAQPPPDVREDDCLPEYHHLFCPDLLQDKVAFITGGGSGIGFRIAEIFMRHGCYTVIASRSLPRVSMAARKLAAATGQRCLPLSLDVRSPLAITAAVEQALKEFGKIDILINCAAGNFLCPAGTLSSNAFKTVMDIDTLGTFNVSRILYEKFFRDHGGVIVNITATLGTRGQVLQVHAGSAKAAVDAMTRHLAVEWGPQNIRVNSLAPGLISGTEGFQRLGGLQAGLNAKVLASPLKRLGNKTEIAHSALFLASPLASYMTGAVLVVDGE
- the NME4 gene encoding nucleoside diphosphate kinase, mitochondrial isoform X2 — protein: MGRLSARAALRGLLCGVRAPGPKLLARPSSGGPSWTRERTLVAVKPDGVQRRLVGDVIQRFERRGFKLVGMKMLQVWEGPNVVCTSRAMIGHTNSAEAAPGTIRGDFSIHISRNVIHASDSVEGAQREIQLWFESSELVDWADEGHRSSTYPA
- the DECR2 gene encoding peroxisomal 2,4-dienoyl-CoA reductase [(3E)-enoyl-CoA-producing] isoform X7 is translated as MRHGCYTVIASRSLPRVSMAARKLAAATGQRCLPLSLDVRSPLAITAAVEQALKEFGKIDILINCAAGNFLCPAGTLSSNAFKTVMDIDTLGTFNVSRILYEKFFRDHGGVIVNITATLGTRGQVLQVHAGSAKAAVDAMTRHLAVEWGPQNIRVNSLAPGLISGTEGFQRLGGLQAGLNAKVLASPLKRLGNKTEIAHSALFLASPLASYMTGAVLVVDGDPVEELVTQPGWWLRPGRARLASSSGEKRLQEEEGLTSG
- the DECR2 gene encoding peroxisomal 2,4-dienoyl-CoA reductase [(3E)-enoyl-CoA-producing] isoform X2, producing MCEDPMLGDQTVQMYRDKVAFITGGGSGIGFRIAEIFMRHGCYTVIASRSLPRVSMAARKLAAATGQRCLPLSLDVRSPLAITAAVEQALKEFGKIDILINCAAGNFLCPAGTLSSNAFKTVMDIDTLGTFNVSRILYEKFFRDHGGVIVNITATLGTRGQVLQVHAGSAKAAVDAMTRHLAVEWGPQNIRVNSLAPGLISGTEGFQRLGGLQAGLNAKVLASPLKRLGNKTEIAHSALFLASPLASYMTGAVLVVDGDPVEELVTQPGWWLRPGRARLASSSGEKRLQEEEGLTSG
- the NME4 gene encoding nucleoside diphosphate kinase, mitochondrial isoform X1; the encoded protein is MGRLSARAALRGLLCGVRAPGPKLLARPSSGGPSWTRERTLVAVKPDGVQRRLVGDVIQRFERRGFKLVGMKMLQASESVLAEHYHDLQRKPFYPALISYMSSGPVVAMVWEGPNVVCTSRAMIGHTNSAEAAPGTIRGDFSIHISRNVIHASDSVEGAQREIQLWFESSELVDWADEGHRSSTYPA